The Amycolatopsis japonica nucleotide sequence CTGAACTTCGCCGTGCTGATGGCACCGGTCCTGCTGATGCAAGCGGCGGCGTCGGTGCTGCTGTGGGCGGTACTGGTGCGCTGTTTCGGGCACCGGTGGGGGATTCTCGTCCCGTTCACGATGTTCACGACGTCGACCTTGCTGCTCGTTCCGACGCTGTGGTGGGCGTACGCCATCCAGGTCGCGCCCGTGCTGCTGGCCGCCACCGCCGCATTGCACGCGCACGTGCGGTATCTCGCCGACGGCGGCCGCTGGGCGATCGCCACCGTGGCCTGGACCGTCTTCGGGCTCGCCTTCTACGAAAAGGCGGTGTTCATCCCGGTGCTGATCGCCGGGATCACCGTGCTGCTCGGGACTTCCTTACGCCGCCACCTCGTCCTGATGGGTGTCCTCGCCGCCGTCCTCGCGGGCTACGCCGCAGTGTTCCTGACCTTGACCACGAGTCAGGTCGGGCAAGGTGGCGGCCCGGTCACTGTCGGCACGGTCGCGGACATGACGGGCCGGATGCTCGGTGACACGCTGATCCCCGGGCTGGTCGGTGGGCCCTGGTCGGGGCCGGGCCCCGGCGCGACGTTCGCCGCTTCCCCCGTGGTGGTGCGGATCGTGCTGCTGCTCGTGGCCGTCGCGGTTCTGGCATTCGGGATTCGCGTCGGCGGGCTCCGGGCCCGGAAGGCGTGGATCCTGCTGGGCCTGGTGTTCGTGGCGGACATCGGTCTTTCGGCGGCCACCAGGCTCACCGAGGTCGGACCGGAACTGGGCAGCGATCCCCGCTACGTCGCGGATCTGGCGCTCGTCGTCGCGCTGTGTCTCGCTTTCGCCTTCCTGGAGCCCAAACCGCTCGACCGGCCGTCGGATCCCGTGCTGTCCTCGGCGAAACGCCCGGTCGCCCTGGCGTTGTGTCTCGCCTTGATCGCGAGTTCCGCCGTGGGTTTCTCCCGGCTGGCGCCCGGACTACGGTTCGAACATTCCCGGGATTTCCTCGCCAACGCGCGCGCTTCGATCGAACGCGACCCCGACCTCGTCCTGTTCGACACGGCCGTACCGAACGACGTCCTGCACGGCTGGTTCGGCGAGAACGCCCGCGCCTCCCGGGTGGTCGGCCTGATCCCCGGGTTCCAGTTCGATCAACCGACCAGCCGGATGTCCCTTTTGGACGATTCAGGCACCGCGAGGACGATCACCGGCGTGGAACCGGTTTCCCGCGGACTGTCCGGACCGGTGCCGGGCTGTGGCTACACCGTCGGCGAGCAACTGGTGCGGGTTCCGTTGGACACGCCCGTTCTCGGCCGGTACCTGCTCCGGATCGACTACTTCACCTCGGACGGTGGCGAAGGGTTCGTGGATCGCGACGGAACCCGCGTGCCGGTGTGGTTCCAGCCGGGCCTGCACACGATGTACCTGCCGATCGAGGGCCTGTTCGACAAGGTCGGCTTTCAGTTGTCCGCCAAGGGGGCTCCCGTCTGCGTCGCCAAGGTCGACGTCGGTAGACCGCTCACTCAGTAGGGGTCGTACGGGCTGTCGTGGCCGAAGATCTTCGCGACGGGAGCCAGGCGCAGCCGCAGCAGGATCTTGATCCCGACGTTGCGTACGAACCACGGCAGCTGGGCGAGCACGCGCAGCCTGTCCTTCGCCGACGGCGGGGAGAGCCGGAACCGGGCCAGCGAGGTCGCGCGGTCCAGATAGGTGTACCGCCGTCCGAAGAGGACTTTCGCGATCGTGCCCAGGGTGACACCGATCGAGGAAAAGCAGTCGTGGACCAGGATTTCCCCACCGTCGGCCAGGTTCGCCGACCAGCGCAGGTCGTCGGTGTAGGTCCAGTAGTCGTGTTTGCCGTCGATGTAGAGCAACTGGATCGGACGGTCCCAGCGTGGTCGGAGCTTCGTGCTGTACTCCGCCACGAGCTCGACGACGTCCTCGACGCCGGCCTTTCTCAGGTTCGCCTCGAACCGTTGGCGTGTCGGCGATCCGCCGAACAACCGGCCGTCGACGAACGGGTCGACGGCGACCACCCGAGCCCCGACCGTGCGGGCGGCGCTCGCGAGCACGATCGTCGAACGTCCCTGGTGGCTGCCGATCTCCACGATGAGATCGCCCTTGTCGAGCCGGCACGCGGCGTTCCACAGGGCGAGGCCTTGATCCCGCGTCATCCAGCCCTTGACGGGTTCGGCGAGCGACCACGCTTCTTCGAAACCGTCTGTCATAGGGCGCATAGTAGCCACGTTTCCGCCTAGTATCTACCGGATGGTAACCCCCGGCGCGCTCGTGAAGAGGCCGAGCACGTGGATCGTGCTGGCACTCACCGTGCTGTCCTTTGTGCAGCGTCCCGGCAGGACGACCTTCGACACGAAACTCGACCTCGCCGTGGATCCGCTGGCCTTCCTCGGCCGGGCGCTGCACCTGTGGAATCCGCAGGCGACGGCGGGGGAGCTGCAGAACCAGGCCTATGGCTACCTGTTCCCGATGGGGCCGTTCTTCGCGGTGTGCCAAGCCGTCGGGATACCGGTGTGGATCGCGCAGCGGCTGTGGTGCGCGATCCTGCTCTCGGTCGCGTTCGGCGGCGCCCTGCTCGTGGCCCGCGCGCTGAAAATAGGGAACGAACGGACTCGGCTGATCGGAGCAGTGGGTTACGCCCTCGCGCCGAGGATGGTCACCGAAATCGGTTCGCTGTCCTCGGAAATGCTGCCCGCCGTCCTGCTGCCGTGGGTGCTGCTGCCGTTGATCCTCGCCGATCGCATCGGCTCA carries:
- a CDS encoding class I SAM-dependent methyltransferase; translated protein: MTDGFEEAWSLAEPVKGWMTRDQGLALWNAACRLDKGDLIVEIGSHQGRSTIVLASAARTVGARVVAVDPFVDGRLFGGSPTRQRFEANLRKAGVEDVVELVAEYSTKLRPRWDRPIQLLYIDGKHDYWTYTDDLRWSANLADGGEILVHDCFSSIGVTLGTIAKVLFGRRYTYLDRATSLARFRLSPPSAKDRLRVLAQLPWFVRNVGIKILLRLRLAPVAKIFGHDSPYDPY